One window from the genome of Clupea harengus chromosome 19, Ch_v2.0.2, whole genome shotgun sequence encodes:
- the mrps18b gene encoding 28S ribosomal protein S18b, mitochondrial isoform X2, protein MAAPLRSIERLLCRTNILRQCFQEGGKSTLPVIRCLQVGIPCVQVNRSFCTPASIEKDVADTLDALSRYKDRPWDYLESEEYIDRYGSKPVWFDYRRNHKGAIPRQKTRKTCIRGDKSCGNPCPICRDPNVLIHYQNVKLLQQFVSPYTGLVLDPTRTGVCMKQQKRLNQALETARDHGLISVHAPHVDFSGEDYSNSHAAVGSTPPTPVVKAGESWYYWYGNIDPDERELARVKKIYKAYLKK, encoded by the exons ATGGCGGCCCCCTTGAGAAGCATTGAAAGACTACTTTGTCGGACTAACATATTGCGACAATGTTTCCAAGAG GGAGGAAAGTCAACGTTACCTGTTATAAGGTGCCTCCAGGTTGGAATACCCTGTGTGCAGGTCAACCGATCATTTTGCACCCCGGCATCAATTGAGAAAGACGTTGCAGACACTCTTGATGCTTTGTCCCGGTACAAAGATAGACCCTGGGATTATTTAGAGAGCGAAG AGTATATTGATCGCTATGGATCGAAACCAGTGTGGTTCGACTACAGGAGGAACCATAAGGGGGCGATTCCGAGGCAGAAAACACGTAAAACCTGTATT AGAGGAGATAAAAGTTGTGGCAATCCCTGCCCCATTTGCAGAGATCCAAATGTCCTCATTCACTACCAG AATGTGAAGTTGTTGCAGCAGTTTGTTAGTCCTTACACAGGTTTGGTATTGGATCCTACACGAACAG GTGTGTGCATGAAACAACAGAAACGTCTTAACCAGGCGCTGGAGACCGCTAGGGACCATG GTTTGATTTCTGTACACGCACCACATGTGGACTTCTCAGGAGAAGACTACTCCAATTCCCATGCTGCAGTGGGAAGCACACCTCCTACCCCTGTTGTCAAGGCTGGTGAATCATGGTACTACTGGTATGGCAACATAGATCCAGATGAGCGGGAATTAGCGCGAGTGAAGAAGATATACAAAGCCTACCTGAAAAAATAG
- the mrps18b gene encoding 28S ribosomal protein S18b, mitochondrial isoform X1, whose amino-acid sequence MAAPLRSIERLLCRTNILRQCFQEVRGGKSTLPVIRCLQVGIPCVQVNRSFCTPASIEKDVADTLDALSRYKDRPWDYLESEEYIDRYGSKPVWFDYRRNHKGAIPRQKTRKTCIRGDKSCGNPCPICRDPNVLIHYQNVKLLQQFVSPYTGLVLDPTRTGVCMKQQKRLNQALETARDHGLISVHAPHVDFSGEDYSNSHAAVGSTPPTPVVKAGESWYYWYGNIDPDERELARVKKIYKAYLKK is encoded by the exons ATGGCGGCCCCCTTGAGAAGCATTGAAAGACTACTTTGTCGGACTAACATATTGCGACAATGTTTCCAAGAGGTTCGG GGAGGAAAGTCAACGTTACCTGTTATAAGGTGCCTCCAGGTTGGAATACCCTGTGTGCAGGTCAACCGATCATTTTGCACCCCGGCATCAATTGAGAAAGACGTTGCAGACACTCTTGATGCTTTGTCCCGGTACAAAGATAGACCCTGGGATTATTTAGAGAGCGAAG AGTATATTGATCGCTATGGATCGAAACCAGTGTGGTTCGACTACAGGAGGAACCATAAGGGGGCGATTCCGAGGCAGAAAACACGTAAAACCTGTATT AGAGGAGATAAAAGTTGTGGCAATCCCTGCCCCATTTGCAGAGATCCAAATGTCCTCATTCACTACCAG AATGTGAAGTTGTTGCAGCAGTTTGTTAGTCCTTACACAGGTTTGGTATTGGATCCTACACGAACAG GTGTGTGCATGAAACAACAGAAACGTCTTAACCAGGCGCTGGAGACCGCTAGGGACCATG GTTTGATTTCTGTACACGCACCACATGTGGACTTCTCAGGAGAAGACTACTCCAATTCCCATGCTGCAGTGGGAAGCACACCTCCTACCCCTGTTGTCAAGGCTGGTGAATCATGGTACTACTGGTATGGCAACATAGATCCAGATGAGCGGGAATTAGCGCGAGTGAAGAAGATATACAAAGCCTACCTGAAAAAATAG